The proteins below are encoded in one region of Casimicrobium huifangae:
- a CDS encoding efflux RND transporter permease subunit codes for MFNWLLKSSLSNRLLVMISSVVLMVYGAFTLSKMPVDVFPDLNKPTVTIMTESGGMAAEEVEQLITFSLETTMNGLPGVETVRSTSGSGLSFIYVTFNWSTDIFRARQMVSERLSSMEEGLPAGVIPRMGPISSIMGEIMQIAIPIDVAKISPMAVREYADWVLRPRLMAIPGVAQVIPIGGEVRQYQVQPNTLRMAQLGITHEQIEAALKGYSSNTSGGFLEINGREYLIRNLGRTSALEDLRNLAITAKDGQPILLRQIADVAFAPAIKRGDAGFEGKPAVILGIQKQPTADTIGLTRNIETALAEMKKTLPVGLSEPKVTFRQASFIESSINNLNGKLIAASAFVAVILFVFLGTVRTTVIALTAIPVSIFITALVFKYFGLSINTMTLGGLAIAIGGLVDDAVVGVENVLRRLKEDRIKHPEHRMNPVEIVVRATMEVRSAILYATIIIVLVFVPLFALPGMEGRLFVPLGIAFIVSTLASLVVSVTVTPVLSYYLLPRMKSLDHGDTKFLVWLKRSYRGALIGVLSRPRAALTTGAATILLAAATVPFFATTFLPPFNEGTLLIGMRLNPGVTLAETSALARQAEVLIKLVPEVTHVGRRSGRAELDEHAEGVHVSELDVGLKAAGELTRSMDAVKADIRSKLVNFPVAIEIGQPISHRIDHMLSGVRSQIAIKLFGDDLDVLRGQADVLRAKLAAIPGLADLAIEKQVLAPQIKVRVDYAAAARYGVPTPQVLATLQSLVEGEKIVQIVEGGRRFALVVKLPESARTMEGLGNILIETPTGRIPLSKIATIEDSDGPNQISRDDGKRRIVLSANAQGRALSEVVADIRKVVNESKLPEGYFVTLGGQFQAQEEASRLVGLLSIVSLILMFVVLYSRYKSSTLALLIMANIPLALVGAALGLWLSGQPLSIAALIGFITLAGISVRNGILKVSHYINLMRFENEAFDQKMIVRGSLERLAPVLMTALVTAFALAPLLFEAEQPGTEILHPVAVVIFSGLISSTLLDTFLTPAMFWLFGRQSAERLVADSDSEAL; via the coding sequence ATGTTTAACTGGCTCCTAAAAAGCAGCCTGAGCAACCGCTTGCTGGTGATGATCAGCAGCGTGGTGCTCATGGTGTACGGCGCATTCACCCTGTCAAAGATGCCGGTGGATGTGTTTCCTGATTTGAATAAACCGACAGTCACCATCATGACTGAATCGGGCGGCATGGCCGCTGAAGAGGTGGAACAGCTCATCACCTTTTCGCTGGAAACCACGATGAACGGCTTGCCCGGCGTGGAGACGGTGCGTTCAACCTCTGGCTCCGGGCTCTCGTTTATCTACGTCACCTTCAACTGGAGCACCGATATTTTTCGTGCTCGACAAATGGTGTCGGAGCGGCTCTCATCCATGGAAGAAGGCCTGCCCGCAGGTGTGATTCCGCGCATGGGGCCGATCAGCTCGATCATGGGCGAGATCATGCAGATCGCGATCCCCATTGATGTCGCAAAAATCTCACCGATGGCTGTGCGCGAGTATGCCGACTGGGTGCTGCGACCGCGATTGATGGCGATTCCCGGTGTGGCGCAGGTGATCCCGATTGGTGGCGAAGTGCGGCAGTATCAGGTGCAGCCCAACACGCTGCGTATGGCGCAACTCGGTATCACGCATGAGCAGATCGAGGCTGCGCTCAAAGGCTATTCGTCCAATACCTCGGGTGGCTTTCTCGAAATCAATGGCCGCGAGTATCTGATCCGCAATCTGGGGCGAACCTCGGCGCTTGAGGACTTGCGAAATCTCGCAATCACGGCGAAGGACGGTCAGCCAATCCTGCTGCGGCAGATTGCCGACGTTGCCTTCGCGCCAGCGATCAAACGCGGCGACGCGGGCTTCGAGGGCAAACCGGCGGTGATCCTTGGCATTCAGAAACAACCGACGGCCGACACTATCGGGCTCACGCGAAACATTGAAACCGCGTTGGCGGAAATGAAGAAAACATTGCCAGTGGGATTGAGCGAACCGAAGGTCACGTTCCGTCAGGCAAGCTTCATCGAAAGCTCGATCAATAACCTGAACGGCAAGCTGATAGCCGCCTCCGCTTTCGTCGCGGTGATTTTGTTCGTGTTTCTCGGAACAGTTCGCACGACTGTGATCGCGCTCACCGCCATCCCCGTTTCCATCTTCATCACCGCGCTCGTGTTCAAGTATTTCGGCTTGTCGATCAATACGATGACACTGGGCGGACTGGCGATTGCCATCGGCGGTCTGGTGGATGACGCGGTGGTCGGCGTGGAAAACGTGTTGCGACGTTTAAAAGAGGATCGCATCAAGCATCCCGAGCATCGAATGAACCCGGTGGAGATCGTCGTGCGCGCCACGATGGAGGTGCGCTCGGCGATTCTGTACGCCACGATCATCATCGTGCTGGTGTTTGTGCCACTGTTTGCGCTGCCGGGCATGGAGGGTCGACTGTTCGTACCGCTGGGCATTGCCTTCATCGTGTCCACACTGGCCTCACTCGTCGTTTCCGTCACAGTGACGCCAGTGCTCTCCTACTACCTGTTGCCGCGCATGAAGTCGCTGGATCATGGCGACACGAAGTTTCTGGTGTGGCTCAAGCGCAGTTACAGAGGGGCGCTCATCGGCGTGCTTTCGCGTCCGCGTGCTGCGCTGACAACCGGCGCGGCGACCATCCTTCTGGCAGCCGCCACTGTACCGTTCTTCGCCACGACCTTTCTGCCGCCCTTCAACGAGGGCACGCTGCTGATTGGCATGCGCCTCAATCCGGGCGTGACGCTGGCAGAAACCTCCGCGCTAGCCAGGCAGGCCGAGGTGCTCATAAAGCTTGTGCCGGAGGTTACGCACGTCGGTCGTCGCAGCGGTCGCGCGGAGCTGGATGAGCATGCCGAGGGCGTGCATGTGAGTGAGCTGGATGTGGGCCTGAAGGCCGCAGGCGAACTCACTCGCAGCATGGATGCGGTCAAGGCCGACATCCGGTCAAAACTCGTGAATTTTCCGGTAGCCATTGAGATTGGGCAGCCGATTTCGCATCGCATTGATCACATGCTCTCCGGCGTCCGTTCGCAAATTGCGATCAAGCTGTTTGGTGACGATCTCGATGTGTTGCGTGGTCAGGCGGATGTGTTGCGCGCAAAGCTTGCTGCCATTCCGGGACTCGCCGATCTTGCGATTGAAAAACAGGTGCTGGCACCGCAGATCAAGGTACGCGTTGATTACGCAGCTGCCGCGCGCTATGGCGTGCCGACGCCGCAAGTGCTCGCCACGCTGCAAAGTCTGGTTGAAGGCGAAAAGATTGTGCAGATCGTGGAAGGCGGTCGTCGTTTTGCGCTGGTTGTCAAACTGCCCGAGTCAGCGCGCACGATGGAAGGTTTGGGCAATATCCTGATCGAGACGCCGACGGGACGCATTCCGCTATCAAAAATCGCGACGATTGAAGACAGCGACGGCCCGAACCAGATCAGTCGCGACGATGGCAAACGCCGCATCGTCCTTTCGGCGAACGCACAGGGGCGCGCGCTGTCCGAGGTCGTAGCCGACATCCGCAAAGTGGTCAACGAATCGAAGTTGCCGGAGGGCTATTTCGTCACGCTCGGTGGCCAGTTTCAGGCGCAGGAGGAGGCGTCGCGTCTGGTCGGCCTGCTGTCCATCGTGTCGCTGATCCTGATGTTCGTCGTGCTCTACAGCCGTTATAAAAGCTCGACGCTGGCGCTGCTCATCATGGCCAACATTCCGCTGGCGCTAGTCGGCGCGGCGCTTGGACTGTGGCTTTCAGGGCAGCCACTGTCGATTGCGGCGCTGATTGGCTTCATCACCCTGGCGGGCATCTCGGTGAGGAACGGCATCCTGAAGGTCAGCCATTACATC